The Streptomyces sp. NBC_01689 genome includes a window with the following:
- a CDS encoding GvpL/GvpF family gas vesicle protein, whose product MTERGSERSDANATYVFAVCWNPDPSAFHRLSGVTGEFPVRTLPLAKLTAIVQTVRAHDFTDEAWQARLADRQELERYARAHHDVVTAAAASCPTVPVPMATVYHGEQRVSEALGKESERFHVALERIAHHAEWGVKVYAPPPPADDSSRTAKPGARVRPTPGAGLAYLDRKRSAQERRERSQHEALQAAEKVDAEVRLLAAASRRLRPHEPQLSGERRSQILNATYLVADHRVEELAELTRSLSRRTGLDIDLSGPWVPYSFVGEV is encoded by the coding sequence ATGACGGAGCGCGGGTCTGAGCGTTCGGACGCCAACGCCACCTATGTGTTCGCTGTCTGTTGGAATCCGGATCCGTCAGCCTTCCACAGGCTGTCCGGGGTTACCGGCGAGTTCCCGGTACGCACATTGCCGCTGGCGAAACTCACGGCGATCGTCCAGACGGTCAGAGCCCACGACTTCACCGACGAAGCCTGGCAGGCGCGCCTGGCCGACCGGCAGGAGCTGGAGCGCTACGCCCGGGCCCACCACGACGTCGTCACCGCGGCCGCTGCGTCCTGCCCCACCGTTCCTGTGCCGATGGCCACGGTGTATCACGGTGAACAGAGGGTGAGCGAAGCGCTCGGCAAGGAGTCGGAGCGGTTTCACGTCGCGCTCGAGCGTATCGCGCACCACGCCGAGTGGGGCGTCAAGGTGTATGCGCCACCGCCCCCCGCGGACGACTCGTCGCGCACTGCCAAACCGGGCGCGAGGGTTCGTCCGACACCAGGAGCCGGCCTCGCCTACCTCGACCGCAAGCGCAGTGCGCAGGAGCGTCGCGAACGGAGTCAGCACGAAGCGCTGCAAGCGGCCGAGAAGGTGGATGCCGAGGTCAGGCTCCTCGCCGCGGCGTCTCGGCGGTTGCGTCCCCACGAGCCGCAACTCTCCGGAGAACGACGAAGCCAGATCCTCAACGCAACGTACCTGGTCGCTGATCACCGCGTCGAAGAACTCGCTGAGCTGACGCGGTCGTTGAGCAGACGAACTGGGTTGGACATCGATCTGTCGGGGCCGTGGGTGCCCTATTCATTCGTCGGTGAGGTGTAG
- the gvpJ gene encoding gas vesicle protein GvpJ has product MTDVDFRQSSYPVSGPQTTNLADILERVLDKGIVIAGDIKVDLLDIELLTIRIRLFVASVDTAKKAGIDWWENDPALSSVASHNALKDENRALRQRVEQLESHSADEATEK; this is encoded by the coding sequence GTGACTGACGTCGACTTCCGGCAGAGTTCCTACCCCGTCTCCGGCCCTCAGACCACCAACCTCGCTGACATCCTGGAGCGCGTTCTCGACAAGGGGATCGTGATCGCCGGGGACATCAAGGTCGACCTCCTCGACATCGAGCTTCTCACCATCAGGATCCGCCTCTTCGTAGCCTCCGTGGACACGGCGAAAAAGGCCGGAATCGACTGGTGGGAGAACGACCCGGCGCTCAGCTCAGTCGCTTCGCACAACGCCTTGAAGGACGAGAACCGTGCCCTGCGGCAGCGGGTGGAGCAACTCGAGTCCCACAGCGCGGACGAAGCGACGGAGAAGTGA
- a CDS encoding SRPBCC family protein: MAKTDKDQSAEGTSGVDQLRGELTKFLSAQVEHLAEKAGEKLTDVTGKLSESAETGSLPAIGSRILQGDSPLKAFVSEKAKGVKDNVVGKVKEAFGGGKGKRKASGGKVMNIIEVIDVGVPLRDAYDYWTQYDKFSSFAKGVRDVSRSDEVGSDWKVKVGPSSRSFKATVQEQIPDDRIVWTSEGAKGTTRGAVSFHELGPTLTRIVLVVEYYPSGFFEKTGNLWRAQGRRMRLDFKNFQRYVTLTNEEPEGWRGEIRDGEVVVSHEDAVEEEEAEQEEAENGEPEGDDENGSEEDADSAYEDEDEDAYEDEPEAEEEEAPEGEEAEDRYEDEDEDAEEDEDAEEDEDAEEDEKAPRKPRQRHRRD; this comes from the coding sequence ATGGCCAAGACGGATAAAGACCAGTCTGCAGAGGGAACGTCGGGGGTGGATCAGCTTCGCGGTGAGTTGACCAAGTTCCTCTCCGCGCAGGTGGAACACCTTGCCGAAAAGGCTGGAGAGAAGCTGACGGACGTCACCGGAAAACTGTCGGAATCAGCTGAGACCGGCTCACTCCCCGCTATTGGTTCCCGCATCCTGCAAGGTGACTCACCGCTCAAGGCATTCGTCTCGGAAAAGGCCAAGGGCGTCAAAGACAACGTCGTGGGCAAGGTTAAAGAAGCCTTCGGTGGAGGAAAGGGGAAACGTAAGGCCAGCGGCGGCAAGGTCATGAACATCATCGAAGTCATCGATGTGGGAGTGCCCCTGCGGGACGCATACGACTACTGGACCCAGTACGACAAATTCAGCAGCTTCGCCAAGGGCGTTCGCGACGTCTCGAGGAGCGACGAGGTCGGGAGCGACTGGAAGGTCAAGGTCGGCCCGTCCTCTCGCAGCTTCAAGGCGACCGTCCAGGAACAAATCCCCGACGACCGTATCGTCTGGACCTCCGAAGGTGCCAAGGGCACCACTCGGGGAGCAGTCAGCTTCCACGAACTGGGCCCCACTCTGACCCGCATCGTCCTGGTCGTTGAGTACTACCCTTCAGGGTTCTTCGAGAAGACCGGCAACTTGTGGCGGGCCCAAGGACGCCGCATGCGCCTGGACTTCAAGAACTTCCAGCGATACGTCACGCTCACCAACGAGGAGCCCGAGGGGTGGCGGGGCGAGATCCGCGACGGCGAAGTCGTCGTGTCGCACGAGGACGCCGTCGAAGAAGAGGAAGCCGAGCAAGAGGAGGCCGAGAACGGCGAACCCGAGGGTGACGACGAGAACGGATCCGAGGAAGACGCCGACTCCGCTTACGAAGACGAAGACGAAGACGCTTACGAGGACGAACCCGAGGCCGAGGAAGAAGAGGCACCAGAGGGCGAGGAAGCCGAAGACCGATACGAGGACGAAGACGAGGACGCCGAAGAGGACGAGGACGCCGAAGAGGACGAGGACGCCGAAGAGGACGAGAAGGCGCCCAGGAAGCCACGGCAGAGGCACCGCCGTGACTGA
- a CDS encoding histone protein, whose amino-acid sequence MNEKEKVTLAAAVVGGYVLGRTKKGRLALSLATYLAGRRFGLEPRQIAAEGMRRLGEIPQFAELQEQLRGEVLEAGRKAVAAAADRGMSTLAGAISDRTARLGEIAGQDEEDEEEYAPEEEEEEEDEEEDQPESEYEDDEDEDEEEEEEEEEPEAEYEEEGSEEGDEEEEEEEEEPEEEEPEEAPRPQRHRRSSPRSRTASTPPPKKATSGRGERGRSAKASPRKPAPAKKSAPAKKAAAKKSAPAKKSAPAKKAAAKKSAPAKKSAPAKKAAAKKSAPAKKTAARKTTSSKRAASKRADRRR is encoded by the coding sequence ATGAATGAGAAGGAAAAGGTAACGCTTGCAGCCGCCGTTGTGGGCGGCTACGTGCTGGGGCGAACGAAGAAGGGCCGGCTGGCGCTGTCCCTCGCAACCTACCTGGCAGGTCGGCGATTCGGCCTTGAGCCCCGCCAGATCGCGGCCGAGGGGATGCGCAGGCTGGGGGAGATTCCCCAGTTCGCCGAATTGCAGGAGCAGTTGCGCGGAGAGGTCCTCGAAGCAGGGCGTAAGGCGGTGGCCGCCGCCGCCGACCGGGGGATGAGCACGTTGGCGGGCGCGATCAGCGACCGCACGGCACGCCTCGGTGAGATCGCCGGCCAGGACGAAGAAGACGAGGAGGAGTACGCACCGGAAGAGGAAGAGGAAGAGGAGGACGAGGAGGAGGACCAGCCGGAATCTGAGTACGAAGACGACGAGGACGAGGACGAAGAGGAAGAAGAAGAGGAAGAGGAGCCGGAGGCCGAGTACGAAGAGGAGGGATCGGAGGAAGGGGACGAGGAAGAGGAGGAAGAGGAGGAAGAGCCCGAGGAGGAAGAACCGGAAGAGGCGCCACGGCCTCAGCGGCACCGCCGCAGTTCGCCCCGGTCCCGCACGGCTTCCACACCGCCCCCCAAGAAGGCGACCTCCGGCCGCGGCGAGAGGGGCCGGTCGGCGAAGGCCTCGCCACGAAAGCCCGCGCCGGCCAAGAAGTCCGCCCCGGCGAAGAAGGCGGCGGCGAAGAAGTCCGCGCCGGCCAAGAAGTCCGCCCCGGCGAAGAAGGCGGCGGCGAAGAAGTCCGCGCCGGCCAAGAAGTCCGCCCCGGCGAAGAAGGCGGCGGCGAAGAAGTCAGCGCCCGCGAAGAAGACGGCGGCCAGAAAGACGACATCGTCGAAGCGAGCGGCATCCAAGCGCGCCGATCGACGGAGGTAG
- a CDS encoding gas vesicle protein GvpG: MGLITGILTLPIAPVRGVVWVAEKLNEAAERELHDPGVLRAQLAFLNREFEEGDISLEEFEREEERLLDRLYAARVAPAPHDRRGHAHE, encoded by the coding sequence ATGGGGCTGATTACCGGAATCCTCACACTCCCCATTGCTCCGGTCCGCGGCGTCGTCTGGGTGGCAGAAAAACTCAACGAAGCGGCAGAGCGCGAGTTGCACGATCCGGGCGTGCTCCGTGCCCAGCTGGCATTCCTGAACCGCGAGTTCGAGGAGGGGGACATCAGCCTCGAGGAGTTCGAACGAGAAGAGGAACGACTGCTCGACCGGCTCTATGCCGCACGGGTCGCTCCCGCACCGCACGATCGAAGGGGACACGCTCATGAATGA
- a CDS encoding GvpL/GvpF family gas vesicle protein, translated as MTVDGVYVYAITAAEMPLPTDARGVGNPAEDLRTIRQGGIAAVVSDAPANLRARRRDLLAHQELLLRLSDRGPVLPMRFGMVAPDEKTVRGQLAARETDHMAVLEHLTDAVEVNVKALPAQNALASLVAEDKAVRRLRDEARRRPGYEANVRLGEAVATALQSRAAEAGRRVLRELTPRARATAPGPDVQGCVLNVSFLVDRDHSDEFMSAAEKFAKHHGERVELRLAGPLPCYSFVSVETIRVRTAGV; from the coding sequence GTGACGGTCGACGGGGTGTACGTGTACGCGATCACCGCGGCAGAAATGCCGTTGCCGACTGACGCTCGCGGTGTGGGAAACCCAGCCGAGGATCTGCGGACAATCCGGCAGGGCGGGATCGCGGCCGTTGTCAGCGACGCTCCCGCGAACCTTCGTGCCAGGCGACGCGACCTCCTGGCCCACCAGGAGCTCTTGCTCCGCCTGTCGGACCGAGGGCCGGTCCTGCCAATGCGGTTCGGTATGGTGGCGCCGGACGAAAAGACGGTGCGCGGTCAGCTCGCCGCCCGCGAGACGGACCATATGGCGGTCCTGGAACATCTCACCGACGCGGTCGAAGTCAACGTCAAGGCACTCCCGGCACAGAACGCGCTGGCAAGCCTCGTCGCAGAGGACAAGGCCGTCCGGCGGTTGCGGGACGAGGCCCGCCGGCGACCAGGTTACGAAGCCAACGTCCGGCTCGGCGAAGCCGTCGCGACCGCGCTGCAGAGCAGGGCCGCCGAAGCCGGCCGGCGCGTACTGCGCGAACTCACACCCAGGGCACGGGCCACAGCCCCGGGACCGGACGTCCAAGGGTGCGTTCTCAATGTGTCGTTCCTCGTCGATCGCGATCACAGCGACGAATTCATGAGCGCCGCAGAGAAGTTCGCCAAACACCATGGTGAACGTGTCGAGTTGCGTCTCGCGGGCCCGCTGCCCTGTTACAGCTTCGTATCCGTTGAGACCATCCGCGTTCGGACCGCAGGAGTCTGA
- the gvpJ gene encoding gas vesicle protein GvpJ, whose product MPATTYSDEVVACPPRAGTLYDVLELILDRGMVIDVFVRVSLVGIEILKIDARIVIASVDTYLRFAEACNRLDLERDSGSTTVPELLSGSAAKSIGKRKVRKAAESVGDTVRKAVGGLGSDSDGHDDHDEDEEEQQERPRKRRAPARGGSSRRPVRA is encoded by the coding sequence ATGCCTGCGACCACCTACTCCGACGAGGTAGTGGCGTGCCCGCCGCGCGCCGGCACGTTGTACGACGTGCTGGAACTCATTCTCGATCGGGGCATGGTGATCGACGTCTTCGTCCGGGTCTCCCTGGTCGGCATCGAGATTCTCAAGATCGACGCACGCATCGTCATTGCGAGTGTGGACACCTACCTGCGGTTCGCCGAAGCGTGCAACCGACTCGACCTGGAACGGGACTCCGGCAGCACCACCGTCCCGGAGCTTCTCAGCGGCAGCGCCGCGAAGTCCATCGGCAAGCGCAAGGTCCGCAAGGCGGCGGAGAGCGTCGGGGACACCGTCCGCAAGGCGGTCGGGGGCCTGGGGAGCGACTCCGATGGGCACGATGACCATGACGAGGATGAGGAAGAACAGCAGGAGCGGCCGAGGAAGCGGCGCGCACCTGCCCGTGGCGGTTCGAGTCGACGACCCGTGAGGGCCTGA
- a CDS encoding gas vesicle protein GvpO, translating into MAEERRPRAGKPSTAATRRPPSVRGAGQAARAACRSLEGLIGHPTEGVSAVKRVEEGWCVVVDVLELPRIPDTTSLLASYEVQIDQDGELMEYSRIRRYRRGSADE; encoded by the coding sequence ATGGCAGAAGAACGTCGGCCGCGCGCCGGGAAGCCCTCGACGGCAGCCACTCGTCGCCCACCGTCCGTGAGGGGCGCCGGTCAAGCCGCGCGGGCTGCCTGCCGGAGCCTGGAGGGACTGATCGGCCATCCGACGGAAGGCGTGTCAGCGGTGAAGCGCGTCGAAGAGGGGTGGTGCGTCGTCGTGGACGTCCTCGAGCTGCCTCGGATCCCCGACACGACAAGTCTTCTCGCCTCGTACGAGGTGCAGATCGACCAGGACGGCGAACTCATGGAGTACAGCAGGATCCGCCGCTACCGGCGAGGATCCGCCGACGAGTGA
- a CDS encoding Asp23/Gls24 family envelope stress response protein, with product MALDDHPAPPQAIGRHSEMSEASPGSENRPREEAADAVDPAMDTATWLLRNRNPPSTQRLIEGVTTLVREEARPRPWLLLDDRTDTLRITERAASVALRHAADAVPGVTVASCRLARADQSAGMHVSMTLSAGLDRPLPETAGLVRRSVADASGRALGIVVTSVDITVIDTHGTGA from the coding sequence GTGGCGCTAGACGACCACCCCGCTCCTCCTCAGGCCATCGGCCGTCACTCCGAGATGTCCGAAGCGTCGCCCGGCAGTGAGAATCGCCCGCGTGAAGAGGCCGCGGACGCGGTCGACCCGGCCATGGACACCGCGACGTGGCTCCTGCGGAATCGGAACCCGCCGAGCACGCAGCGTCTCATTGAAGGCGTCACGACCCTCGTCCGTGAGGAGGCCAGGCCGAGGCCGTGGTTGCTCTTGGACGACCGGACGGACACGCTGCGGATCACCGAGCGCGCCGCGTCCGTCGCCCTGCGACATGCCGCAGACGCCGTCCCCGGTGTCACCGTCGCCAGTTGCCGACTGGCCCGTGCCGATCAGTCCGCGGGCATGCATGTGAGCATGACTCTCAGCGCTGGTCTGGATCGCCCGTTGCCTGAGACGGCAGGTCTGGTGCGCCGTTCTGTGGCGGATGCCTCCGGGCGCGCCCTGGGCATCGTGGTGACGTCTGTCGATATCACGGTGATCGACACGCACGGCACGGGCGCATAG
- a CDS encoding RNA polymerase sigma factor, with protein MLATRAGEGDEQAFTILMRRHSRPLLGLALHTLGNAQDAEDAVQDAFISAWRRLPEFRHACAFSTWMYRITVNRCLNSLRRRPAPVPLNTVAEPTAGAGSSPAQAAEGDALADALAEALGNLEPRQRVCWVLRELQGLSYEQIAHVTGTSEQTVRGRLYRARRSLKEMMASWR; from the coding sequence CTGCTGGCGACCCGCGCCGGCGAAGGGGACGAGCAGGCCTTCACCATCCTGATGCGGCGCCACAGTCGGCCCTTGCTGGGGCTGGCCCTCCACACGCTCGGGAACGCCCAGGACGCTGAGGACGCGGTGCAGGACGCTTTCATCAGCGCTTGGAGGCGTCTGCCCGAGTTCCGTCACGCCTGTGCATTCAGCACCTGGATGTACCGCATCACCGTCAACCGCTGTCTGAACTCCCTGCGACGTCGTCCGGCCCCGGTACCGTTGAACACAGTGGCTGAACCCACTGCCGGCGCGGGCAGCTCGCCCGCGCAGGCAGCCGAGGGGGATGCCCTCGCCGACGCCTTGGCCGAAGCCCTGGGCAACCTCGAACCCCGTCAACGGGTCTGCTGGGTCCTGCGGGAACTGCAGGGACTGTCCTACGAACAGATCGCGCACGTCACGGGAACCAGCGAGCAGACGGTCCGCGGAAGGCTGTACCGGGCTCGCCGGTCGCTGAAGGAGATGATGGCCTCGTGGCGCTAG
- a CDS encoding Asp23/Gls24 family envelope stress response protein yields the protein MTDSPDRSSSGPDGTTESATMLKGPTGVGTSPETRGQTTIADGVVAKIAGMSAREVPGIHSLGAGMTRAIGAVRERVPGSGSGGVSRGVKVEVGERQAALDIDVVVEYGFPIVEVASEVRVNVISAVERMTGLEVVEVNLVVDDVNLPDEDDDEPGEGRVQ from the coding sequence ATGACGGACAGCCCCGACCGTTCCTCTTCCGGACCGGACGGCACTACGGAATCCGCGACCATGCTGAAGGGCCCAACCGGTGTCGGCACCTCACCTGAAACCCGAGGCCAGACCACCATCGCCGACGGTGTCGTAGCCAAGATCGCGGGAATGTCCGCCCGCGAAGTACCCGGCATCCACAGCCTCGGGGCGGGCATGACGCGCGCCATCGGAGCTGTCCGCGAGCGCGTCCCCGGTTCAGGATCAGGCGGTGTCAGCCGCGGGGTGAAGGTCGAGGTGGGCGAGCGTCAGGCGGCTCTGGACATCGACGTTGTCGTCGAATACGGCTTCCCGATCGTCGAGGTGGCCTCGGAAGTACGCGTCAACGTCATCTCGGCAGTGGAACGCATGACAGGTCTCGAGGTGGTCGAGGTGAACCTCGTCGTCGACGACGTGAACCTGCCCGATGAGGATGACGACGAGCCGGGCGAAGGTCGTGTCCAGTGA
- a CDS encoding DUF6286 domain-containing protein — protein MFVVVGALLYDVIAVRAGHRAGAWRTRLVEEATTRPVDDPWLLATGAVAVILGLWLLILAVTPGLRRLLPLRAPEDCRELGAWLDRRSAALVLRDAAMRVPGISRARVRVGRRRIIARGEVGFRDTATVRSELSQSLQEECRKLALAHTPRLTIRLHHRTH, from the coding sequence GTGTTCGTCGTCGTCGGCGCACTGCTCTATGACGTGATCGCGGTGCGCGCGGGACACCGGGCAGGTGCATGGCGAACCCGCCTCGTCGAAGAGGCGACCACGCGGCCGGTGGACGACCCCTGGCTGCTCGCCACGGGCGCCGTAGCCGTCATCCTCGGCCTGTGGCTGCTCATCCTCGCCGTCACACCCGGACTGCGCCGACTTCTGCCCCTGCGGGCACCGGAGGATTGCCGGGAACTGGGGGCCTGGCTGGATCGCAGGAGCGCTGCCCTCGTCCTGCGGGATGCGGCGATGCGGGTCCCCGGCATCAGCCGCGCACGGGTTCGAGTCGGACGCCGTCGCATCATCGCCCGCGGTGAGGTCGGCTTCCGCGACACTGCGACCGTTCGAAGTGAGCTTTCTCAGTCACTGCAGGAGGAGTGCCGAAAACTCGCGCTGGCCCATACCCCACGACTCACGATCCGATTGCACCACCGCACTCACTGA
- a CDS encoding MSMEG_6728 family protein, protein MQTFLPYPDFMQSAAVLDQARLGKQRVEALQVLRGLTVRGYGWRNHPAVRMWIGYEEALVRYGLDVCAMWTAEERVDTCAATLATEFGVYRPGAPVRMQEQLDEEGELPPWLGEPAFHRSHQSALVRKAPEIYTPFFPDVPDDLPYVWPMSDRTS, encoded by the coding sequence GTGCAGACCTTTCTCCCCTATCCCGACTTCATGCAGTCCGCTGCGGTCCTGGACCAGGCACGGCTCGGCAAGCAGCGGGTCGAAGCCCTCCAGGTGCTGAGGGGCCTGACCGTGCGCGGCTACGGATGGCGGAACCATCCTGCGGTACGCATGTGGATCGGCTACGAGGAGGCCCTGGTCCGCTACGGTCTGGACGTGTGCGCCATGTGGACGGCGGAGGAGCGCGTCGACACCTGCGCCGCCACTCTCGCCACCGAGTTCGGCGTGTACCGCCCCGGCGCACCTGTACGGATGCAGGAACAGCTCGACGAGGAGGGCGAGCTGCCGCCTTGGCTGGGAGAGCCCGCCTTCCACCGCAGCCACCAGTCAGCCCTGGTACGCAAGGCACCGGAGATCTACACACCGTTCTTCCCGGACGTCCCCGACGATCTCCCCTACGTCTGGCCGATGTCCGACCGGACCTCGTAG
- a CDS encoding CsbD family protein: protein MAANQKAKAKGERAKGKVKKVVGDAVGNESMAASGRTQETKGDLRAAKEKAKDAIRPK, encoded by the coding sequence ATGGCTGCGAACCAGAAGGCCAAAGCCAAGGGCGAACGGGCCAAGGGCAAGGTCAAAAAGGTGGTCGGAGACGCGGTAGGCAACGAGTCCATGGCTGCGAGTGGGCGCACCCAAGAGACCAAGGGCGACTTGCGCGCGGCCAAAGAGAAGGCCAAGGACGCGATCCGCCCCAAGTAG
- a CDS encoding SRPBCC family protein translates to MAVRHRLIRKSPEDVWEVLSDVERYGDWVVGTSQVEPSEGHWPQLGATLRYHIKVGPLSLDNQTVVRRSEPASVLELEADSGCLGTARIAIELRPWGEHTLLIFDEHPLRGAGGALHNGLLDAAQQVRHRVMLARLARLCEETEPRTPHRATAAPERLNSVE, encoded by the coding sequence ATGGCCGTACGCCATCGGTTGATCAGAAAATCTCCCGAGGATGTGTGGGAGGTTCTGTCCGACGTGGAACGGTACGGAGATTGGGTCGTCGGAACCTCACAGGTCGAACCGAGCGAGGGACACTGGCCCCAACTGGGGGCCACGCTCCGCTACCACATCAAAGTCGGTCCGCTCTCCCTGGACAACCAGACCGTCGTACGGCGCAGCGAGCCGGCCTCTGTCCTCGAACTCGAAGCGGACAGCGGCTGTTTGGGAACTGCCAGGATCGCGATCGAACTACGACCGTGGGGCGAGCACACTCTGCTGATTTTCGACGAGCACCCGTTGCGCGGGGCAGGGGGCGCTCTGCACAACGGCCTGCTGGACGCGGCGCAACAAGTTCGGCACCGTGTGATGCTGGCCCGTCTGGCCCGGCTTTGCGAAGAGACCGAACCCCGTACCCCTCACCGCGCCACTGCGGCCCCGGAGCGGCTGAACAGCGTCGAGTGA
- a CDS encoding phytoene desaturase family protein: MPDAVVIGAGPNGLVAANLLADAGWSVEVLEAQDKPGGAVRHDRGVDPDYTSDLFSAFYPLAAASPVLARLNLEREGLTWSHAPKVLAHPLRDGRCAVLSRDLEETAASLETFAVGDGDAWKQLREVWEALRSGILTALFTPFPPLRAGARLALHLRGAGGLRLARTMLLPVRRLGEEEFRGEGGRLLLAGNALHADLSPEAAGSGGFGWLMSMLGQTYGFPVPAGGSGALTSALVRRLARRGGVVRCGEEVTEVVVRGGRAVGVRTRDGEAVQARRAVLADVSAPALYGSLVGGQHLPGQLLRDLERFQWDFSTFKVDWALTGPVPWTCPEATQAGTVHLAEGMDALTRFAAQIAMGLVPDEPFALFGQMTTADPRRSPLGTESAWAYTHVPQRIRGDAGDDGLTGTWDAREQEAMANRIEAQVERYAPGFRDLIKARRILAPTSLEGLDANLRGGAINGGTTALHQQLTLRPTPGTGRPETPVPGLYLASASAHPGGGVHGAPGANAARAALRRRRLSALPKLQSRLTHGDRRGRH; the protein is encoded by the coding sequence ATGCCTGATGCAGTAGTGATCGGGGCAGGACCCAATGGACTGGTCGCGGCGAACCTCCTGGCCGACGCCGGTTGGAGCGTGGAGGTCTTGGAGGCCCAGGACAAGCCCGGGGGAGCGGTTCGTCACGACCGCGGCGTCGACCCTGACTACACCAGCGACCTCTTCAGCGCCTTTTACCCCCTGGCTGCGGCTTCACCGGTTCTGGCCCGCCTGAACCTGGAGCGGGAGGGGCTGACCTGGAGCCACGCCCCGAAGGTGCTCGCTCACCCTTTGCGGGATGGCCGCTGCGCGGTACTCAGTCGCGACCTGGAGGAGACTGCCGCAAGTCTGGAGACGTTCGCCGTCGGTGATGGAGACGCGTGGAAGCAGTTGCGGGAGGTCTGGGAAGCTCTGCGGAGCGGTATCCTCACCGCACTGTTCACCCCTTTCCCACCACTTCGCGCAGGGGCTCGACTGGCGCTGCACCTGCGTGGAGCGGGTGGGCTGCGGCTGGCCAGGACCATGCTTTTGCCGGTGCGACGTCTGGGCGAGGAAGAGTTTCGCGGCGAGGGCGGTCGGCTTCTGCTAGCGGGCAACGCCCTGCACGCAGACCTCTCACCGGAGGCGGCTGGCAGCGGCGGTTTCGGCTGGCTCATGTCCATGCTCGGCCAGACCTATGGCTTTCCCGTTCCCGCCGGAGGGTCCGGAGCGCTCACCTCGGCGCTGGTCCGCCGCCTGGCGCGCCGTGGAGGCGTCGTCCGCTGTGGGGAAGAGGTCACCGAGGTCGTCGTCCGCGGTGGACGAGCCGTCGGCGTCCGCACCCGGGACGGTGAGGCGGTCCAGGCTCGCAGAGCGGTCCTGGCCGATGTCTCCGCGCCTGCTCTGTACGGCTCCCTGGTCGGCGGACAACACCTCCCGGGGCAATTGCTTCGCGACCTGGAGCGTTTCCAGTGGGACTTCTCCACCTTCAAAGTCGACTGGGCACTGACCGGGCCGGTGCCCTGGACCTGCCCTGAGGCCACTCAAGCAGGAACCGTTCACCTCGCGGAGGGGATGGACGCCCTCACCCGGTTCGCCGCGCAGATTGCCATGGGCCTCGTTCCCGACGAACCCTTTGCCCTCTTCGGCCAGATGACCACCGCCGACCCCAGGCGGTCACCGCTGGGTACCGAGTCCGCTTGGGCCTACACGCATGTACCGCAACGGATACGGGGCGACGCCGGCGACGATGGACTGACCGGAACGTGGGACGCCCGAGAGCAGGAGGCGATGGCGAACCGCATCGAGGCACAGGTTGAGCGCTACGCCCCCGGCTTCCGAGACCTCATCAAGGCTCGCCGCATCCTCGCGCCCACCAGCCTGGAGGGGTTGGACGCCAACCTCCGTGGGGGTGCCATCAACGGTGGAACCACAGCGTTGCATCAGCAACTGACCCTTCGTCCCACCCCCGGCACCGGCCGCCCGGAAACCCCCGTCCCTGGGCTTTACCTCGCTTCAGCCTCAGCGCATCCGGGCGGAGGCGTCCATGGCGCACCCGGCGCGAATGCTGCCAGAGCTGCCCTACGTCGGCGACGCCTCAGTGCCCTGCCAAAATTGCAGAGTCGTCTGACTCACGGCGACCGCCGAGGTCGGCACTGA
- a CDS encoding STAS domain-containing protein: MLFSVTGDRTAAVFTPRGEIDFDTLTELLARTEDLPASVTGVTWDLRQAQFIDVAGLHLLADQRQACQDAGRILAVVGLERQPRRLLELARELFPAGRWEDFLPGGPLAAAG, from the coding sequence ATGCTCTTTTCCGTCACAGGCGACCGCACTGCCGCGGTCTTCACCCCCCGCGGTGAGATCGATTTCGACACTCTGACCGAGTTGCTCGCGCGGACCGAGGATCTCCCGGCGTCCGTCACCGGAGTGACCTGGGACCTGCGGCAGGCGCAGTTCATAGATGTCGCGGGCCTGCACCTCCTGGCCGATCAGCGGCAAGCCTGCCAGGACGCGGGCCGGATCCTGGCGGTCGTCGGGCTGGAGCGGCAGCCACGACGTCTGCTGGAGCTGGCACGGGAACTCTTCCCGGCCGGGCGCTGGGAGGACTTCCTGCCAGGCGGCCCGCTCGCAGCAGCCGGCTGA